In the genome of Mucisphaera calidilacus, one region contains:
- a CDS encoding glycoside hydrolase family 38 N-terminal domain-containing protein, whose translation MSTTQTPPSEMTKTQTAATRQAHYVLSTHWDREWYQPFQLYRYRLVQLLDRILDGFANGTLRGPFQTDGQAIILDDYLEIRPERRNEIQTLAREGKLVIGPWYVLPDEFLVSGESMIRNIALGRQIARDYGTTPSAAGFVCDLFGHVSQLPQMLAGFGVKGGYVWRGTNNTDTRHLIWEGADGTELPCYRFGQRGYCSYASAVRGASDFDECATPEQLDQRLKDFLDDEAAKSPVDALLLFDGGDHMEWDRAAYAALTKRMDQPIEGYEILHTSLDAYIQAMAEQADRITQRVHGELREPGKEPMATCEQWVIPGVASSRVWIKLANAHCQTLLTRWAEPLSALSTQLLGTTGDKGFLDVAWKWLLKNHPHDSIGGCSVDRVHEDMKFRFSQCEQIGNELTSRAIQRITASVEGDIAEDQVRIGIFNPTSRPLNGPVKFDIEVPVAWPRFNEWFFFEQKPAMRLYDPNGNEVAYERLAQDMDRRRTRLTPTSFPAERQVNVITVVADLDIPASGYTTLTAKRGEEHRHTRFPMVPGLVTSDRSMENQHLAVTVETGGLLTLTDKRTGRTYEQLLAFEDAADIGDGWYHGQPLSDQTYSSAAGAADVAVVASSPSYAALRVRTSMRLPAEFDFKRMRRVEQFETLEIDSLVVMFKDSDHLKITTTVNNTVKDHRLRVLLPTGCTSATTYLADTAFDVVERDIALREDNHLYRELEIETRPQQSWTAVNDARGGLAVVTVGLLETAVRDVPERPIALTLLRSTRRTVLTDGEPEGQIPGPVTLTYAIAPLPATVNRKRLFDIAEDLNTGQRVCTVMHDDRPHLLDGMPEPKLPATSGLVQIDGPAVLTAARRLDDKLELRLFNPEETPVDTTIKLDPAWKQATPVDFEGNPADKPVSLADGQARVTLERKKILTLHLEG comes from the coding sequence ATGAGCACCACACAGACGCCGCCCAGCGAAATGACCAAGACACAGACCGCCGCCACCCGGCAGGCCCACTACGTCCTCAGCACGCACTGGGACCGCGAGTGGTACCAGCCCTTCCAGCTCTACCGATACCGACTCGTCCAGCTCCTCGACCGCATCCTCGACGGCTTCGCCAACGGCACACTCCGCGGACCCTTCCAGACCGACGGACAGGCCATCATCCTCGACGACTACCTCGAGATACGGCCCGAACGCCGCAACGAAATCCAAACCCTCGCCCGTGAAGGCAAACTCGTCATCGGACCCTGGTACGTCCTGCCCGACGAATTCCTCGTCTCAGGCGAGTCCATGATCCGCAACATCGCGCTCGGCCGACAGATCGCCCGCGACTACGGCACCACGCCCTCCGCCGCCGGATTCGTCTGCGACCTCTTCGGACACGTCTCCCAGCTGCCGCAGATGCTCGCCGGCTTCGGCGTCAAGGGCGGCTACGTCTGGCGCGGCACCAACAACACCGACACACGACACCTCATCTGGGAAGGCGCCGACGGCACCGAGCTTCCCTGCTACCGCTTCGGACAACGCGGCTACTGCTCCTACGCCTCCGCCGTCCGCGGCGCCTCCGACTTCGACGAATGCGCCACCCCCGAACAACTCGACCAGCGACTCAAAGACTTCCTCGACGACGAGGCCGCCAAGTCCCCCGTCGACGCACTCCTGCTCTTCGACGGCGGCGACCACATGGAATGGGACCGCGCCGCCTACGCCGCACTCACCAAACGCATGGACCAGCCCATCGAGGGCTACGAGATCCTCCACACCTCCCTCGACGCCTACATACAGGCCATGGCCGAGCAGGCCGACCGCATCACACAACGCGTCCACGGCGAACTCCGCGAACCCGGCAAGGAACCCATGGCCACCTGCGAGCAGTGGGTCATCCCCGGCGTCGCTTCCAGCCGCGTCTGGATCAAACTCGCCAACGCTCATTGCCAGACACTCCTCACACGCTGGGCAGAACCCCTCTCCGCACTCTCCACACAACTCCTCGGAACCACAGGCGACAAGGGCTTCCTCGACGTCGCCTGGAAATGGCTCCTCAAAAATCACCCCCACGACTCCATCGGCGGATGCAGCGTCGACCGCGTCCACGAGGACATGAAGTTCCGGTTCAGCCAGTGCGAACAGATCGGCAACGAACTCACCAGCCGCGCCATCCAGCGCATCACCGCCAGCGTCGAAGGCGACATCGCCGAAGACCAGGTCCGCATCGGAATCTTCAACCCCACCAGCAGACCCCTCAACGGACCCGTCAAGTTCGACATCGAAGTCCCCGTCGCATGGCCACGCTTCAACGAGTGGTTCTTCTTCGAACAGAAACCCGCCATGCGCCTCTACGACCCCAACGGCAACGAGGTCGCCTACGAACGACTCGCCCAGGACATGGACCGCCGACGCACACGCCTCACACCAACCTCCTTCCCCGCCGAACGACAGGTCAACGTCATCACCGTCGTCGCCGATCTCGACATCCCCGCCTCCGGCTACACCACCCTCACCGCCAAGCGTGGCGAAGAACACCGACACACACGCTTCCCCATGGTCCCCGGACTCGTCACCAGCGACCGCTCCATGGAAAACCAGCACCTCGCCGTCACCGTAGAAACAGGCGGCCTCCTCACCCTCACCGACAAACGCACCGGACGCACCTACGAACAACTCCTCGCCTTCGAGGACGCCGCCGACATCGGCGACGGCTGGTACCACGGACAACCCCTCAGCGACCAGACCTACTCCTCCGCCGCCGGCGCCGCCGACGTCGCCGTCGTCGCCAGCAGCCCCAGCTACGCCGCCCTGCGCGTCCGAACCTCCATGCGGCTCCCCGCCGAGTTCGACTTCAAACGCATGCGACGCGTCGAACAGTTCGAAACCCTCGAAATCGACTCCCTCGTCGTGATGTTCAAGGATTCCGACCACCTCAAGATCACCACCACCGTCAACAACACCGTCAAAGACCACCGACTCCGCGTGCTGCTCCCCACCGGATGCACCTCCGCGACCACCTACCTCGCCGACACCGCCTTCGACGTCGTCGAACGCGACATCGCCCTCCGCGAGGACAACCACCTCTACCGCGAACTCGAAATCGAAACCCGCCCCCAGCAGTCATGGACCGCCGTCAACGACGCACGAGGCGGACTCGCCGTCGTCACCGTCGGACTCCTCGAAACCGCCGTACGCGACGTCCCCGAACGACCCATCGCCCTCACACTCCTCCGCAGCACGCGACGCACCGTCCTCACCGACGGCGAACCCGAGGGACAGATCCCAGGTCCCGTCACCCTCACCTACGCCATCGCGCCACTGCCCGCGACCGTCAACCGCAAACGCCTCTTCGACATCGCCGAGGACCTCAACACAGGCCAGCGCGTCTGCACCGTCATGCACGACGACCGACCCCACCTCCTCGACGGCATGCCCGAACCCAAACTCCCCGCCACCTCAGGACTCGTCCAGATCGACGGCCCCGCCGTCCTCACCGCCGCTCGTCGACTCGACGACAAACTCGAACTCCGTCTCTTCAACCCCGAAGAAACCCCAGTCGACACAACCATCAAACTCGACCCCGCATGGAAACAGGCCACACCCGTAGACTTCGAAGGCAACCCCGCCGACAAGCCCGTTTCACTGGCCGACGGCCAGGCCCGTGTTACCCTTGAACGTAAGAAGATTCTCACCCTGCACCTGGAGGGATGA
- a CDS encoding GH39 family glycosyl hydrolase, whose product MATPDSARSLSALTLLIVSLFCGCAAAEQQASHQPSRVVVDFNNTTGHINRAIWGVEGMPKVFMLGQQNPGVLTALYRLNPTGWHARMETWIGFLEPENDNDDPNVFDWDRLHPDKMIRFIDDRKAYEKWIASLNVELMPLLCYNTEWLESDDENDKISDKNEWAEFAAAALHSWNADGDDLRARYAEIWNEPNMPMFGMGNQEAFYELYNTAAERLHRDDPALMVGGPALTPAYWARTDEWFKGFVENCGHNADFVIHHIYHGTDKGVDYEVNKIIEMTDLFRTVPGKATGQMALTEIDSWHMGWGKFQYMMQRHMGYHDIRDRLLSVHHFTTLAYNEHGNHVFGIMTNHGAPMLGTYWSFWIMRNLDGDAVNVMQRGPAQVLDVIGSKDTNHDGSQRLAMVAYNRTGERLNVPVTLQFPPADHDRVLRVDVVEHNFQDVEDVKRIPAGAGTFEFSLSINTGVAVAATILEPGRRHVPIFDLNDQEGAAVSLATDAREIKLGDWVALRARITNTTGKNLSGKLSLQGVPRGWRYEIADQHVHLQDLGDTVTIPVMISVDSEPPLVPRMTMGATSSLLHLNNAVAPVLVFDPDDGSEERISLPVDLAYIEPQDVKILR is encoded by the coding sequence ATGGCAACCCCTGACTCGGCCCGCTCGCTCTCTGCGCTTACCCTGCTCATCGTTAGCCTCTTCTGCGGCTGCGCCGCCGCCGAACAACAGGCCAGCCACCAGCCCTCACGTGTCGTCGTCGACTTCAACAACACCACAGGACACATCAACCGCGCCATCTGGGGCGTCGAAGGCATGCCCAAGGTCTTCATGCTCGGGCAGCAGAACCCCGGCGTCCTCACCGCCCTCTACCGACTCAACCCCACCGGCTGGCACGCACGCATGGAAACATGGATCGGTTTCCTCGAACCCGAAAACGACAACGACGACCCCAACGTCTTCGACTGGGACCGACTCCACCCCGACAAAATGATCCGCTTCATCGACGACCGCAAGGCCTACGAAAAGTGGATCGCCTCACTCAACGTCGAACTGATGCCCCTCCTCTGCTACAACACCGAGTGGCTCGAATCCGACGACGAAAACGACAAAATCAGCGACAAAAACGAGTGGGCCGAATTCGCCGCCGCAGCACTCCACTCATGGAACGCCGACGGCGACGACCTCCGCGCAAGATACGCCGAAATCTGGAACGAGCCCAACATGCCCATGTTCGGCATGGGCAACCAGGAAGCCTTCTACGAGCTCTACAACACCGCCGCCGAACGACTCCACCGCGACGACCCCGCACTCATGGTCGGCGGACCCGCTCTCACACCCGCCTACTGGGCACGCACCGACGAGTGGTTCAAGGGCTTCGTCGAGAACTGCGGACACAACGCCGACTTCGTCATCCACCACATCTACCACGGCACCGACAAGGGCGTCGACTACGAGGTCAACAAGATCATCGAGATGACCGACCTCTTCCGAACCGTCCCCGGCAAAGCAACCGGACAGATGGCACTCACCGAAATCGACTCGTGGCACATGGGCTGGGGCAAGTTCCAGTACATGATGCAACGCCACATGGGCTACCACGACATCCGCGACCGGCTCCTCAGCGTCCACCACTTCACCACACTCGCCTACAACGAACACGGCAACCACGTCTTCGGCATCATGACCAACCACGGCGCACCCATGCTCGGCACCTACTGGTCCTTCTGGATCATGCGCAACCTCGACGGCGACGCCGTCAACGTCATGCAACGCGGACCCGCTCAGGTCCTCGATGTCATCGGATCCAAAGACACCAACCACGACGGCAGCCAGCGACTCGCCATGGTCGCCTACAACCGCACCGGCGAACGACTCAACGTCCCCGTCACCCTCCAGTTCCCGCCCGCCGATCACGACCGCGTCCTCCGCGTCGACGTCGTCGAGCACAACTTCCAGGACGTCGAAGACGTCAAACGCATCCCCGCAGGAGCCGGGACCTTCGAGTTCTCCCTCAGCATCAACACAGGCGTCGCCGTCGCCGCAACCATCCTCGAGCCCGGCAGACGACACGTCCCCATCTTCGACCTCAACGACCAGGAAGGCGCCGCCGTCAGCCTCGCCACCGACGCACGCGAGATCAAGCTCGGCGACTGGGTCGCGCTCCGCGCACGCATCACCAACACCACCGGCAAAAACCTCTCCGGCAAACTCAGCCTCCAAGGCGTCCCCCGAGGCTGGAGATACGAGATCGCCGACCAGCACGTACACCTCCAGGACCTTGGCGACACCGTCACCATCCCCGTCATGATCAGCGTCGACAGCGAACCACCCCTCGTCCCACGCATGACCATGGGCGCCACAAGCTCACTCCTGCACCTCAACAACGCCGTCGCACCCGTTCTCGTGTTTGACCCCGACGACGGCAGCGAGGAACGTATCTCACTCCCCGTCGACCTCGCCTACATCGAACCCCAGGACGTGAAGATCCTCCGATAA
- a CDS encoding type II secretion system protein produces the protein MRAPNALRPLGFTLIELLVVISIIALLIGILLPALGAARETARSLSCMSLVRQYGMANQVYAVENNEYHVPIQNLGYKDRTPPQPLYAQNDEWFLNGEYLSLVGKQDAAGNFDSFNDPSLLCPSAETAVEQQDIQFSYGMVMDGAATYGLSLGYGGPSDTQRPKASVHTQRVMSSPSKGMMMMDGLDWHLEGYQALGVGTKANPEPYEQYGEDAYSTGSGGVMGGGGVVAYRHKDSVSVAFFDGHGESRSSSELYREGHVGGNTYNESNEADVFMYDVWLSHYSDPNWWIPESSSFPDIYPAKP, from the coding sequence ATGCGCGCACCAAACGCACTCCGACCCCTCGGATTCACCCTCATCGAACTCCTCGTTGTCATCTCCATCATCGCTCTACTCATCGGCATCCTCCTCCCAGCACTCGGCGCAGCACGAGAAACCGCTCGATCACTCTCATGCATGAGCCTCGTCCGACAGTACGGCATGGCCAACCAGGTCTACGCCGTCGAAAACAACGAATACCACGTCCCAATACAAAACCTTGGCTACAAGGATCGCACACCGCCCCAACCCCTCTACGCACAAAACGACGAGTGGTTCCTCAACGGCGAATACCTGTCTCTTGTTGGCAAGCAGGACGCCGCCGGCAACTTTGATAGCTTCAACGACCCTTCTCTCCTCTGCCCGTCCGCCGAAACCGCCGTCGAGCAGCAGGATATCCAGTTCTCCTACGGCATGGTGATGGACGGGGCCGCAACCTACGGTCTCTCACTCGGATATGGCGGTCCCAGCGACACGCAGCGGCCCAAGGCATCGGTGCACACGCAACGTGTCATGTCATCACCCTCAAAGGGAATGATGATGATGGACGGTCTTGATTGGCACCTTGAAGGCTATCAGGCGCTTGGCGTCGGCACCAAGGCCAATCCCGAACCCTACGAGCAGTACGGTGAAGACGCTTACTCCACCGGGAGCGGCGGCGTGATGGGCGGTGGTGGCGTCGTCGCCTATCGACACAAGGACAGCGTCAGCGTCGCCTTCTTCGATGGACACGGCGAGTCGAGATCCAGCAGCGAGCTCTACAGAGAAGGCCACGTCGGCGGCAACACCTATAACGAATCCAACGAGGCCGACGTCTTCATGTACGACGTCTGGCTCTCCCACTACAGCGACCCCAACTGGTGGATTCCCGAGTCTTCCAGCTTCCCCGATATTTATCCCGCCAAACCCTGA
- a CDS encoding PEP-CTERM sorting domain-containing protein: protein MKNLALSLALVALASGSAFGAVTSTTAHSTDSFGFEAQLSNTDLIAGQVGVEGADNGWHPATPGEPARLIQLTDGTTGAGLNGLLNDFPGAGLPTKIVSYDLGGQDIGGINILSGNDGADGRVFMTVAIYADNSLLAYVESDLPGTLNDQGWRSTFVEIFDDASATLAAGVNDLRLEFYTVDNTGGQYRDPFAGVNPFTGIDDGLSEAFVAPLIWEVDVLPVPEPASVALLGLAGLAFARRA, encoded by the coding sequence ATGAAGAATCTCGCCCTGTCACTCGCTCTCGTCGCTCTCGCTTCGGGCTCCGCGTTCGGTGCCGTCACCAGCACCACCGCACACAGCACCGACTCGTTCGGCTTCGAGGCACAGCTCAGCAACACCGACCTCATCGCAGGTCAGGTCGGCGTCGAGGGCGCCGACAACGGCTGGCACCCCGCCACCCCAGGCGAACCCGCCCGCCTCATCCAGCTCACCGACGGAACCACCGGCGCCGGCCTCAACGGCCTGCTCAACGACTTCCCCGGTGCAGGCCTCCCCACCAAGATCGTCTCCTACGACCTCGGCGGACAGGACATCGGCGGCATCAACATCCTCAGCGGTAACGACGGCGCCGACGGACGCGTCTTCATGACCGTCGCCATCTACGCCGACAACAGCCTCCTCGCCTACGTTGAGTCCGACCTCCCCGGCACCCTCAACGACCAGGGCTGGCGCTCCACCTTCGTCGAGATCTTCGACGACGCCTCCGCAACCCTCGCCGCCGGCGTCAACGATCTCCGTCTCGAGTTCTACACCGTCGACAACACCGGCGGCCAATACCGCGACCCCTTCGCGGGCGTCAACCCCTTCACCGGCATCGATGACGGCCTCTCCGAAGCCTTCGTCGCACCCCTCATCTGGGAAGTCGACGTCCTCCCCGTCCCCGAACCCGCCAGCGTCGCCCTCCTCGGCCTCGCAGGCCTCGCCTTCGCCCGTCGCGCGTAA
- a CDS encoding LacI family DNA-binding transcriptional regulator, whose translation MSTNPTNKAVLEMASELRAFARRMPDGSQLPSTRELMKRYRVGQATVQLAMESLEREGLLVRQIGRGTFVATPESSVGTATMMILRSDYPSRRGDQITAELQAILRDEGDASLVITYSSMDMVVDMLQGGAQPDAIILQPMLPTVPLAVLGALHRVSRVVVVDHAIDGVDVDAVGIDWRAGLTQTVRHLQSLGHIRIALSSGEPASAWAQLALYYDMIDGLGSENGPTLDGTVITAQTEQGGSATGGMREAMKAVLRENNGKLPFTALIISSYASAVGAFEAFSEFGINVPQDLSVIVLDSPDLGGDFEHVPLTMVGCTSLSHARALVDLAHSRLKEPHAPHGCVWQVPEMVVRDSIASIPAAGGVS comes from the coding sequence ATGTCCACCAACCCCACCAACAAAGCGGTCCTCGAGATGGCCAGCGAGCTCCGCGCCTTCGCGCGACGCATGCCCGATGGCAGCCAGCTCCCCTCGACCCGCGAACTCATGAAACGCTACCGCGTCGGGCAGGCAACCGTCCAACTCGCCATGGAATCACTCGAACGCGAAGGGCTCCTCGTACGACAGATCGGACGCGGCACCTTCGTCGCCACGCCCGAGTCCAGCGTCGGCACCGCCACCATGATGATCCTCCGCAGCGACTACCCCAGCCGCCGTGGCGACCAGATCACCGCAGAACTCCAGGCCATCCTCCGCGACGAAGGCGACGCCTCACTCGTCATCACCTACTCCAGCATGGACATGGTCGTCGACATGCTCCAGGGCGGCGCACAACCCGACGCCATCATCCTCCAGCCCATGCTCCCCACCGTACCCCTCGCCGTCCTCGGCGCACTCCACCGCGTCAGCCGCGTGGTCGTCGTCGACCACGCCATCGATGGCGTCGACGTCGACGCCGTCGGCATCGACTGGCGCGCCGGACTCACACAGACCGTCAGACACCTCCAGTCCCTCGGCCACATACGCATCGCACTCTCCAGCGGCGAACCCGCCAGCGCCTGGGCGCAACTCGCCCTCTATTACGACATGATCGACGGACTCGGATCCGAGAACGGCCCCACACTCGACGGCACTGTCATCACTGCACAGACCGAGCAGGGCGGCTCCGCCACAGGCGGCATGCGCGAAGCCATGAAAGCCGTCCTCCGCGAAAACAACGGCAAACTGCCCTTTACCGCCTTGATCATCAGCAGTTACGCCAGTGCCGTCGGTGCCTTCGAGGCCTTCAGCGAATTCGGCATCAACGTCCCCCAAGACCTCAGCGTCATCGTCCTCGACAGCCCCGACCTCGGCGGCGACTTCGAACACGTCCCCCTCACCATGGTCGGATGCACCAGCCTCAGCCACGCTCGAGCCCTCGTCGACCTCGCCCACTCACGCCTGAAGGAGCCCCACGCACCCCACGGATGCGTCTGGCAGGTCCCCGAAATGGTCGTTCGTGACAGTATTGCTTCGATTCCAGCCGCAGGGGGGGTATCCTGA
- a CDS encoding GxGYxYP domain-containing protein, which translates to MRDSDVSESQNPLLLDLRRLNDADLSDPLAARRVWDTLHVASSLQGIVNREGARLFVLFMEPDAFWWEQFHEPGQWLAERPFSQTECLHDAIRHFAGDVAGVVTYRERPYSASNVASSVAGVERRLCVREGDGADSLAAELREHHPGLFADAVELVGADGVPVWERAEERARYEATGSVKNNAYRWLLARYPGAFSAEHLGYYIDSFWLTDPGKQPVQNCTLTNHDYFISRGAIVIDLNAWEDESPVDEPDARAGLDLETLRLILRRLHDRRGGGMLHVGGFTPWAWKYSDHPGAGSRHHGVQSEWELIRILSAYDAYLDADAISLAGMVNASFYQHFPLEECYPQASRAIEADADEPLADKAYVMFYMGDYDAAAWLNQELRRLFEDPARGSLDLCWAFNPNLDQRAPHAMHYARVWATERDHFVAGDSGAGYVSPGMLAAPRLDPDLPDGYEAWIEHCRVYYERYDLDITGFIIEGRGPAIGSRGLDAYARISPGGTIAHRLLPETGLHASGMPYGRMTADIDGDPEDVAEAIMKHVEPSGHQFLTFRSVLKSPTWVSRVIDALKRRDVDGRLEFVGPNRLMANIRRYERMTPPDSGIRIDRDRVRDMLDTSQPTR; encoded by the coding sequence ATGCGGGATTCCGACGTCAGCGAGTCTCAGAATCCTCTGCTGCTGGATCTGCGGCGTCTGAATGATGCCGACCTTTCGGATCCTCTGGCGGCGCGGCGGGTCTGGGACACGCTGCACGTGGCGTCGTCGCTGCAGGGGATTGTGAACCGTGAGGGGGCGCGGCTGTTTGTGCTGTTCATGGAGCCGGACGCGTTCTGGTGGGAGCAGTTTCACGAGCCGGGGCAGTGGCTGGCGGAGCGCCCCTTTTCGCAGACCGAGTGCCTGCACGACGCGATCCGGCATTTTGCGGGTGATGTGGCCGGGGTGGTGACGTACCGGGAGCGGCCTTATTCGGCGTCGAACGTGGCGAGCAGTGTCGCGGGGGTGGAGCGTCGCCTGTGTGTTCGGGAGGGTGACGGTGCCGATTCGCTGGCGGCGGAGCTGCGTGAGCATCATCCCGGGCTCTTTGCCGATGCGGTGGAGCTGGTCGGTGCTGACGGGGTTCCGGTGTGGGAGCGGGCTGAGGAGCGGGCGCGGTATGAGGCGACCGGGAGCGTGAAGAACAATGCCTACCGGTGGCTGCTGGCGCGTTATCCGGGGGCGTTCAGTGCGGAGCACCTCGGTTACTACATTGACAGCTTCTGGCTGACGGATCCGGGCAAGCAACCGGTGCAGAACTGCACGCTGACGAACCATGATTATTTCATCAGCCGCGGGGCGATTGTGATTGATCTGAATGCGTGGGAGGACGAGTCGCCTGTTGATGAGCCTGATGCTCGTGCGGGGCTTGACCTTGAGACGCTGAGGCTGATTCTGCGGCGGCTGCATGATCGTCGTGGCGGCGGGATGCTGCACGTGGGCGGTTTTACGCCTTGGGCGTGGAAGTATTCGGATCACCCGGGAGCGGGTTCGCGGCATCACGGGGTTCAGAGTGAGTGGGAGCTGATCCGGATCCTGAGTGCTTATGACGCTTACCTGGATGCCGACGCGATTTCGCTGGCGGGGATGGTGAATGCTTCTTTCTATCAGCACTTCCCGCTTGAGGAGTGTTACCCGCAGGCGTCGCGTGCGATTGAGGCGGATGCCGATGAGCCGCTGGCGGACAAGGCGTATGTGATGTTTTACATGGGGGATTATGACGCGGCGGCGTGGCTGAACCAGGAATTGCGGCGGTTGTTTGAGGATCCGGCGCGGGGTTCGCTGGACCTGTGCTGGGCGTTCAATCCGAATCTGGATCAGCGAGCGCCTCACGCGATGCATTACGCGCGGGTGTGGGCGACGGAGCGTGATCACTTTGTGGCGGGGGATTCGGGGGCGGGTTATGTGAGTCCGGGGATGCTTGCGGCGCCGCGTCTGGATCCGGACCTGCCGGATGGCTACGAGGCCTGGATCGAGCACTGCAGGGTGTATTACGAGCGTTACGACCTGGACATCACGGGTTTCATCATCGAGGGCCGTGGTCCTGCGATCGGGTCGCGTGGTCTGGATGCTTATGCCCGGATTTCGCCTGGTGGCACGATCGCGCATCGGCTTCTCCCGGAGACGGGGCTGCACGCGTCGGGTATGCCCTATGGGCGGATGACGGCGGATATTGATGGTGATCCGGAGGATGTGGCTGAGGCGATCATGAAGCATGTGGAGCCGAGCGGGCATCAGTTCCTGACGTTCCGTAGTGTGCTCAAGTCGCCGACGTGGGTGTCGCGGGTGATTGATGCCTTGAAGCGACGTGATGTCGATGGTCGTCTTGAATTTGTCGGGCCGAATCGGTTGATGGCGAACATCCGTCGATATGAGCGGATGACGCCGCCTGACTCGGGGATCCGGATCGACAGGGATCGCGTGCGTGATATGCTCGATACGTCTCAACCGACGCGTTGA
- a CDS encoding D-lyxose/D-mannose family sugar isomerase codes for MQDEKVCADAVSMMADAGIRLTDRERGEIELAGFGLDNFEREGLALVVYVNGDRYCAKELVLFAGQTCPEHRHPPVELEDGRTDPGKQETFRCRAGSVYLYVEGAGDAGGIKAKVPSGSEAYYTVFHEVVLTPGDQYTIPPNTLHWFQAGPEGAVVSEFSSTSRDELDVFTDPRIQRVEAQEG; via the coding sequence ATGCAAGACGAGAAGGTGTGCGCCGATGCGGTGTCGATGATGGCCGATGCGGGTATCCGGCTGACGGATCGTGAGCGGGGTGAGATCGAGTTGGCGGGATTCGGGCTGGACAACTTCGAGCGTGAGGGTCTGGCGTTGGTGGTGTATGTGAACGGGGACCGTTACTGCGCGAAGGAGTTGGTGCTGTTCGCGGGGCAGACGTGTCCGGAGCATCGGCACCCGCCGGTCGAGCTTGAGGACGGTCGGACGGATCCGGGCAAGCAGGAGACGTTTCGTTGCCGGGCGGGGTCGGTGTATCTGTATGTCGAGGGTGCGGGTGATGCGGGGGGTATCAAGGCGAAGGTGCCGTCGGGGAGCGAGGCGTATTACACGGTGTTCCACGAGGTGGTCTTGACGCCTGGCGATCAGTACACGATTCCGCCGAACACGCTGCACTGGTTCCAGGCGGGTCCGGAGGGTGCGGTGGTTTCGGAGTTCTCGAGCACGAGTCGGGATGAATTGGATGTGTTTACGGACCCGCGTATCCAGCGTGTTGAGGCGCAAGAGGGCTGA